From one Streptomyces sp. CA-210063 genomic stretch:
- a CDS encoding LLM class flavin-dependent oxidoreductase — MKFGIVFFPTVGPADKPAQQYFDEALRLVDLAEELGFDHVKMVEHYFFSYGGYSPDPVTFLAAAAGRTRRIRLGTSATIPAFQHPVKLAGKLAMLDNISGGRLDAAFGRAFLPDEFKAFGIPIDESKDRFVEGVEAIKRLWTEEDLVFDGAFHRFGPVTLLPRPVQQPHPPVFVTTARSAESCAEAGRAGHNLQTVPNVMSTEELQKRLAVYRSEWAAAGHTPGTEQIHFSYPCVVAENGVEARRKGRLDDDRNSAAIRDAVAAWGTTRSEAYPGYEKLVEATKNSHFESKMEQRKLLIGSPDQVRSQLEQIADWFGDDITISLGVHSGHLSFEDAATTMRLMAEQVLPKLNGGHA, encoded by the coding sequence ATGAAATTCGGGATCGTCTTCTTCCCCACCGTGGGCCCGGCCGACAAGCCCGCCCAGCAGTACTTCGACGAGGCGCTGCGCCTCGTCGACCTCGCCGAGGAACTCGGCTTCGACCATGTGAAGATGGTCGAGCACTACTTCTTCTCCTACGGCGGCTACAGCCCGGACCCGGTGACCTTCCTCGCCGCGGCCGCCGGGCGCACCCGGCGGATCCGCCTGGGCACGAGCGCCACCATCCCCGCCTTCCAGCACCCGGTGAAGCTCGCGGGGAAGCTCGCCATGCTGGACAACATCTCCGGCGGCCGCCTCGACGCCGCCTTCGGACGGGCGTTCCTGCCCGACGAGTTCAAGGCGTTCGGCATACCCATCGACGAGTCCAAGGACCGGTTCGTCGAAGGCGTCGAGGCCATCAAGCGGCTGTGGACCGAGGAGGACCTCGTGTTCGACGGCGCCTTCCACCGGTTCGGCCCGGTCACCCTGTTGCCGCGGCCCGTACAGCAGCCGCATCCGCCGGTGTTCGTCACCACCGCGCGCAGTGCCGAGTCGTGCGCCGAGGCGGGCCGCGCCGGTCACAACCTGCAGACGGTACCGAACGTCATGTCCACCGAGGAGCTGCAGAAGCGCCTCGCGGTCTACCGCTCGGAGTGGGCGGCCGCCGGGCACACCCCGGGAACCGAGCAGATCCATTTCAGCTACCCGTGCGTGGTGGCGGAGAACGGTGTCGAGGCCCGCCGCAAGGGGCGCCTGGACGACGACCGCAACTCGGCCGCCATCCGCGACGCCGTCGCCGCCTGGGGCACCACCCGCTCCGAGGCCTACCCCGGCTACGAGAAGCTCGTCGAAGCGACGAAGAACTCGCACTTCGAGTCGAAGATGGAACAGCGAAAGCTGCTCATCGGCTCCCCGGACCAGGTGCGCTCGCAACTGGAGCAGATAGCCGACTGGTTCGGCGACGACATCACGATCAGTCTCGGTGTGCACTCGGGCCATCTGTCGTTCGAGGACGCTGCGACCACGATGCGGCTGATGGCCGAGCAGGTCCTCCCCAAACTGAACGGAGGCCACGCATGA